The following are encoded together in the Pectobacterium punjabense genome:
- a CDS encoding pyridoxal phosphate-dependent aminotransferase: MSPIEKSKKLENVCYDIRGPVLKEAKRLEEEGNKVLKLNIGNPAPFGFEAPDEILVDVIRNLPTAQGYCDSKGLYSARKAIVQHYQARDMRDITVEDVYIGNGVSELIVQSMQALLNPGDEMLVPAPDYPLWTAAVSLSNGNAVHYLCDESSDWFPDLDDIRKKITSNTRGIVIINPNNPTGAVYSKELLLDIVAIAREHNLIIFADEIYDKILYDDAQHHSIAALAPDLLTVTFNGLSKTYRVAGFRQGWMVLNGPKKHAKGYIEGLEMLASMRLCANVPMQHAIQTALGGYQSISEFIQPGGRLYEQRNRSWELINQIPGVSCVKPRGALYMFPRIDAKRFNIHDDQKLVLDLLLQEKVLLVQGTAFNWPYPDHVRIVTLPRIDELDMAIHKLGRFLGHYHQ, encoded by the coding sequence ATGTCTCCGATTGAAAAATCCAAAAAACTGGAGAACGTATGCTATGACATCCGTGGCCCAGTTCTAAAGGAAGCCAAGCGGCTTGAAGAAGAAGGCAATAAGGTCCTTAAACTGAATATTGGCAACCCTGCGCCCTTCGGCTTTGAGGCACCGGACGAAATTCTGGTCGATGTCATCCGTAACCTGCCAACCGCACAGGGCTACTGTGATTCCAAGGGGCTCTATTCCGCCCGTAAGGCCATCGTTCAGCACTATCAGGCGCGGGATATGCGCGATATTACGGTTGAAGACGTCTATATCGGCAACGGTGTTTCCGAACTCATCGTGCAATCTATGCAGGCGCTACTCAACCCAGGTGATGAAATGCTGGTTCCCGCACCAGATTATCCACTCTGGACTGCGGCAGTTTCCCTATCTAACGGCAATGCCGTCCACTACCTTTGTGATGAGTCTTCTGATTGGTTCCCCGATCTGGATGATATCCGCAAAAAGATCACCTCGAATACTCGCGGTATTGTCATCATCAACCCGAACAACCCGACGGGTGCGGTCTACAGCAAAGAGCTACTGCTGGATATCGTGGCTATCGCGCGCGAGCACAACCTGATCATTTTCGCCGACGAAATTTACGACAAAATTCTGTATGACGATGCGCAACATCACTCGATTGCCGCTCTGGCACCAGACTTGTTGACAGTCACGTTCAACGGACTGTCCAAGACATACCGTGTGGCAGGTTTCCGCCAAGGCTGGATGGTATTAAACGGCCCGAAAAAACACGCCAAAGGCTATATTGAAGGGTTGGAAATGCTGGCCTCAATGCGGTTGTGTGCCAACGTACCCATGCAGCATGCGATTCAGACCGCCTTGGGGGGATATCAAAGCATCAGTGAATTTATTCAACCCGGCGGACGCCTGTACGAACAGCGCAACCGCTCCTGGGAATTGATCAACCAGATCCCCGGCGTGTCGTGCGTAAAACCACGCGGCGCGCTCTATATGTTCCCGCGTATTGACGCCAAGCGCTTTAATATCCATGACGACCAAAAACTGGTGTTGGATCTTCTGTTACAGGAAAAAGTGTTGCTGGTTCAGGGAACCGCTTTTAACTGGCCTTACCCAGATCACGTACGCATCGTCACGCTACCGCGTATTGATGAACTGGACATGGCAATTCACAAATTAGGGCGTTTTCTGGGACACTATCACCAATAA
- the yfcG gene encoding GSH-dependent disulfide bond oxidoreductase — MIDLYYAPTPNGHKITLFLEEANLPYQLHRVNISKGEQFKPEFLAISPNNKIPAIVDTQPAEGDTPISLFESGAILLYLAEKYGVLLSSSLRERTATLQWLFWQVAGFGPMLGQNHHFNHYAPQPVPYAIERYQQETQRLYRVLDKHLQDSPWLAGEHYSIADIATYPWVVSYTRQRVDLDDYPAVKAWYTRINERPATQRAYQRAEQ; from the coding sequence ATGATTGACCTGTATTACGCACCAACCCCCAATGGGCATAAGATCACCCTGTTTCTGGAAGAAGCTAATCTCCCTTACCAACTCCACCGCGTGAATATCAGCAAAGGTGAACAGTTCAAGCCAGAGTTTTTGGCCATCTCGCCTAATAACAAAATTCCCGCGATTGTCGACACGCAACCTGCGGAGGGCGATACGCCAATCAGCCTGTTTGAATCAGGGGCGATCCTACTCTATCTGGCAGAAAAATACGGCGTGTTGCTGAGTTCATCATTACGTGAACGCACAGCCACGCTACAGTGGCTGTTCTGGCAAGTCGCGGGTTTCGGCCCTATGCTGGGGCAGAATCATCATTTTAACCACTACGCGCCTCAGCCAGTGCCTTACGCCATTGAGCGCTATCAGCAAGAGACACAGCGCCTGTATCGCGTGCTGGATAAGCACCTACAGGACAGCCCGTGGCTAGCAGGAGAACATTACAGTATTGCCGATATTGCGACCTATCCGTGGGTAGTTTCTTACACCCGCCAGCGCGTCGACCTTGATGATTATCCAGCGGTGAAGGCGTGGTATACGCGCATCAACGAACGCCCGGCAACGCAACGAGCGTATCAGCGAGCAGAGCAATAA
- the yfcD gene encoding NUDIX hydrolase YfcD gives MAEQSQAAGTEWVDIVNENNEVIAQSSRQQMRAQSLRHRATYIVVHDGMGKILVQRRTKIKDFYPGWLDATAGGVVQSGEQMLESARREAEEELGIAGVPFAEHGLFYYEGENCRVWGALFSCVTHGPFALQEEEVDEVSWLTPQEITARCDEFTPDSLKALSLWLTRYSDREYGKPISRKLNDAVEAATAPVINDESINDENLHDENGSNAEPSETDSQK, from the coding sequence ATGGCGGAACAAAGTCAGGCTGCAGGCACAGAGTGGGTTGATATCGTCAATGAAAACAACGAGGTAATTGCTCAGTCAAGTCGTCAGCAGATGCGTGCACAGAGTCTTCGCCATCGCGCCACTTACATTGTTGTGCATGATGGCATGGGTAAAATTCTGGTGCAGCGCCGGACGAAAATCAAAGATTTCTATCCCGGCTGGCTGGACGCGACAGCAGGCGGTGTGGTCCAAAGCGGCGAACAGATGCTGGAATCCGCACGTCGTGAAGCTGAAGAGGAGCTGGGCATCGCTGGCGTACCATTCGCAGAACACGGTTTGTTCTATTACGAAGGTGAAAATTGCCGAGTGTGGGGGGCGTTGTTTAGCTGCGTTACCCATGGGCCGTTTGCGTTACAGGAAGAAGAAGTTGATGAAGTCAGTTGGCTGACGCCGCAAGAGATCACCGCACGCTGCGATGAATTTACGCCGGATTCACTGAAAGCGCTGTCGCTGTGGTTGACGCGCTATAGCGATCGAGAATATGGCAAGCCGATTTCACGTAAGTTGAACGACGCGGTAGAAGCGGCTACTGCACCTGTTATTAATGATGAAAGTATTAATGACGAAAATCTTCATGATGAAAACGGCAGCAACGCTGAACCATCGGAAACTGATTCGCAGAAATAA
- a CDS encoding SLC13 family permease — MNSELLWVLSLLLIAIVLFTTNKLRMDVVALLVIIAFVLSGTLTLSEALVGFSDPNVILIAALFVIGEGLVRTGVAYQVGDWLVRVAGSSEMKMLILLMVTVALLGAFMSSTGVVAIFIPVVLSVSARMKISPGRLMMPLSFAGLISGMMTLVATPPNMVVSSELMRDGVAGFGFFSVTPIGMVALLLGVAYMMVARYWLGDAETATAKEMWKRRTFRDLIRDYRLTGRARRLAIRPGSPFIGHRLDDLRLRQRFGANVVGIERWRKFRRVMISVAGNTELRLNDVLLIDMSASEVDLREFCTSQRLEPMVLRGEYFSEQARDVGMAEVSLIPDSELLGKTLYDVGFRSRYGLSVVGIRRAGEAMEGILADEPLQLGDILLVMGDWRMIRQLHTQKNDFLLLNLPAEVDDVAPAVSQAPHALFCLALMVAMMLTDEIPNAVAALIACLLMGKFRCIDMEGAYRAIHWPSIILIVGMMPFALALQQTGGVALIVKGLMDVAGNAGPHVMLVCLFVLCAVIGLFISNTATAVLMAPIAIAAAKQMGVSPYPFAMIIAVAASAAFMTPVSSPVNTLVLGPGGYKFGDFVRIGVPFTVLVMLVSVVMVPWLYPF, encoded by the coding sequence TTGAATAGCGAACTTCTCTGGGTTTTATCCCTGTTGCTGATCGCCATTGTGTTGTTTACCACCAATAAATTACGCATGGACGTCGTAGCGCTGTTGGTCATTATCGCGTTTGTACTGAGCGGTACGCTGACGCTATCTGAAGCGCTGGTGGGGTTCAGCGATCCTAATGTGATCCTGATTGCTGCCCTGTTTGTGATTGGTGAAGGGTTAGTTCGTACTGGTGTCGCTTATCAGGTCGGGGACTGGCTGGTTCGCGTTGCGGGTAGCAGCGAAATGAAGATGCTGATCTTACTGATGGTCACTGTTGCGCTGCTAGGGGCTTTCATGAGTTCCACCGGCGTTGTCGCGATTTTTATTCCCGTGGTACTGAGTGTTTCTGCGCGGATGAAAATTTCCCCTGGAAGGCTGATGATGCCGCTGAGTTTCGCTGGGTTGATTAGCGGCATGATGACGCTGGTGGCGACGCCGCCGAATATGGTAGTGAGCAGCGAGCTGATGCGCGACGGTGTCGCGGGCTTTGGGTTCTTCAGCGTGACACCGATAGGGATGGTTGCCCTGTTGCTAGGCGTGGCCTATATGATGGTGGCACGTTACTGGCTTGGTGACGCTGAGACAGCAACAGCAAAAGAGATGTGGAAGAGAAGAACGTTTCGCGATCTGATCCGTGATTACCGATTGACGGGCAGGGCACGCCGATTGGCAATTCGCCCAGGATCGCCTTTTATCGGCCATCGTCTGGACGATTTACGTCTGCGCCAACGCTTTGGGGCGAATGTGGTCGGGATTGAGCGCTGGCGTAAATTCCGCCGCGTGATGATCAGCGTAGCTGGCAATACCGAACTTCGCCTGAATGATGTGCTGCTGATCGATATGTCGGCATCTGAGGTGGATTTGCGCGAATTTTGCACCTCGCAGCGGCTTGAACCGATGGTACTACGCGGTGAGTATTTCTCTGAGCAGGCGCGTGATGTGGGGATGGCGGAAGTGTCTTTGATCCCCGATTCCGAGCTGCTGGGAAAAACGCTCTACGACGTTGGATTCCGTAGCCGCTATGGCCTGAGCGTCGTAGGGATTCGTCGGGCGGGTGAAGCAATGGAGGGTATCCTCGCTGATGAGCCGCTCCAGCTCGGTGATATTCTGCTGGTGATGGGGGACTGGCGTATGATCCGGCAGTTGCACACGCAGAAAAATGACTTTCTTTTGCTCAATCTTCCTGCCGAAGTGGATGATGTCGCCCCTGCGGTGAGTCAGGCTCCGCACGCGTTGTTTTGTCTGGCGCTGATGGTAGCGATGATGCTGACGGATGAAATACCGAATGCGGTTGCTGCGCTGATCGCCTGTTTACTGATGGGCAAATTCCGCTGCATCGACATGGAAGGTGCCTATCGAGCTATCCACTGGCCGAGTATTATTCTCATCGTCGGGATGATGCCGTTTGCATTGGCGTTGCAGCAAACTGGCGGTGTTGCGCTGATTGTTAAGGGGCTGATGGATGTTGCCGGGAATGCCGGGCCACATGTGATGCTGGTGTGCTTATTCGTGCTATGTGCCGTGATTGGCCTGTTTATTTCCAACACGGCGACGGCGGTGTTGATGGCGCCCATTGCGATCGCCGCAGCGAAGCAAATGGGCGTGTCACCTTATCCCTTTGCGATGATCATCGCCGTTGCGGCATCTGCCGCATTTATGACGCCCGTATCATCACCGGTTAATACATTGGTACTGGGGCCGGGCGGTTATAAATTTGGGGACTTTGTACGTATTGGCGTCCCCTTTACCGTACTGGTGATGCTTGTCAGCGTGGTGATGGTGCCGTGGCTGTATCCGTTCTAA
- a CDS encoding YfbU family protein, protein MEMTNAQRLILSNQYKMMTMLDPDNAERYRRLQTIIERGYGLQMRELDREFGELTEEVCRTIINVMEMHHALQVSWTNLKDKQDLDERRLTFLGFDAATEARYLGFVRFMVHVEGRYPHFDAGTHGFNAQTKMWEKYNRMLAVWQSCPRQYHLSAVEIAQIINA, encoded by the coding sequence ATGGAAATGACGAATGCCCAGAGATTGATCCTTTCAAACCAATACAAAATGATGACGATGCTCGATCCAGATAACGCTGAGCGCTATCGTCGGCTACAAACGATCATCGAGCGTGGTTACGGTTTGCAGATGCGGGAGTTAGACCGTGAGTTTGGTGAGCTGACGGAAGAAGTTTGCCGTACCATTATTAACGTCATGGAAATGCATCATGCTTTGCAGGTGTCATGGACCAATCTGAAAGATAAGCAGGATTTGGATGAGCGACGTCTGACCTTCCTGGGTTTTGATGCGGCAACGGAAGCGCGTTATCTGGGCTTTGTACGCTTCATGGTACATGTTGAAGGTCGTTACCCTCACTTTGATGCGGGTACGCATGGTTTTAACGCGCAGACAAAAATGTGGGAAAAATACAACAGAATGCTGGCTGTTTGGCAATCCTGCCCGCGTCAGTATCACTTGAGTGCGGTTGAGATCGCACAGATCATCAACGCCTGA
- the yfbV gene encoding terminus macrodomain insulation protein YfbV, with protein sequence MATKPDSRISWLQLLQRGQHYMKTWPAEKQLAPLFPENRVARATRFGIRIMPPLAVFTLTWQIALGGQLGPAIATALFACSLPLQGLWWLGRRSVTPLPPTLAQWFHEIRHKLAESGQALAPLEEEAPTYQALADVLKRAFKQLDKTFLDDL encoded by the coding sequence ATGGCGACGAAACCAGACAGTAGAATTAGTTGGCTACAGTTACTCCAACGTGGGCAGCATTACATGAAGACATGGCCAGCAGAAAAGCAGTTGGCACCCCTATTCCCCGAAAACCGCGTGGCGCGAGCGACGCGGTTCGGCATTCGCATCATGCCGCCACTGGCGGTGTTTACCTTAACGTGGCAGATTGCGCTTGGTGGCCAGCTCGGCCCGGCCATCGCCACCGCGCTTTTTGCCTGTAGCCTGCCGTTACAGGGCCTGTGGTGGCTTGGCCGCCGTTCTGTTACGCCTTTACCACCAACGCTGGCACAGTGGTTCCATGAGATTCGCCATAAACTTGCGGAATCAGGACAGGCACTCGCTCCGCTGGAGGAGGAAGCGCCAACTTACCAAGCGTTGGCGGATGTGCTGAAGCGTGCATTTAAGCAGCTTGATAAAACCTTCCTTGATGATTTGTGA
- the pta gene encoding phosphate acetyltransferase yields MSRIIMLIPTGTSVGLTSVSLGVIRSMEQKGVRLSVFKPIAQPRSGDNTPDQTTTIIRANSAINAAEPLAMSRVEALLSSNQQDVLMEEIIARYHETTKDAEVVLVEGLVPTRKHQFANALNYEIAKTLNAEIVFVLALGNDSPAQLKDRIELARSSFGGSKNKNITGVIINKLNAPVDDQGRTRPDLSEIFDDSTKASVANIDPKQLFANSPLPVLGCIPWSFDLIATRAIDMAKHLNARIINEGDIQTRRVKSVTFCARSIPHMLEHFRPGSLLVTSADRPDVLVAACLAAMNGVEIGALLLTGGYEMDPSIAKLCERAFQTGLPVFMVDTNTWQTSLSLQSFNLEVPADDRQRVEKVQEYVARHIDTQWIDSLSAESERSRRLSPPAFRYQLTELARKAGKRIVLPEGDEPRTVKAAAICAERGIAHCVLIGNPEEIQRVAAAQGVELGKGIEIVDPIVVRERYVARLVELRKSKGMTEVVAREQLEDNVVLGTLMLEQGEVDGLVSGAVHTTANTIRPPLQLIKTAPGSSLVSSVFFMLLPEQVLVYGDCAINPDPTAEQLAEIAIQSADSATAFGIDPRVAMISYSTGNSGAGSDVEKVREATRLAQEKRPDLVIDGPLQYDAAIMADVAQSKAPNSPVAGKATVFIFPDLNTGNTTYKAVQRSADLISIGPMLQGMRKPVNDLSRGALVDDIVYTVALTAIQATQL; encoded by the coding sequence GTGTCCCGTATAATCATGTTGATCCCAACTGGCACCAGCGTCGGTCTGACAAGCGTCAGCCTGGGTGTCATTCGCTCCATGGAACAGAAAGGCGTCCGCCTGAGCGTGTTCAAACCTATCGCTCAGCCGCGCAGTGGCGACAATACGCCAGATCAGACGACCACTATTATCCGTGCTAATTCTGCTATCAATGCCGCAGAACCACTGGCGATGAGCCGTGTTGAAGCCCTGCTGAGCTCCAACCAGCAAGACGTGCTGATGGAAGAAATCATCGCGCGCTACCACGAAACGACCAAAGATGCTGAAGTCGTTCTGGTTGAAGGTCTGGTTCCTACCCGTAAGCACCAGTTTGCTAACGCGTTGAACTATGAAATCGCCAAAACGCTGAACGCAGAGATCGTCTTTGTACTGGCGCTGGGCAATGATTCTCCGGCCCAGTTGAAAGACCGCATCGAACTGGCACGTTCTAGCTTCGGCGGCAGCAAAAACAAAAATATCACTGGCGTGATCATCAACAAACTGAATGCACCGGTAGATGACCAAGGCCGTACACGTCCTGACCTGTCTGAAATCTTTGATGACTCCACGAAAGCCAGCGTTGCCAACATCGACCCTAAGCAGCTGTTCGCTAACAGCCCGCTGCCGGTTCTGGGCTGCATCCCGTGGAGTTTTGACCTGATTGCCACGCGTGCCATTGATATGGCGAAGCACCTGAATGCCCGTATCATCAATGAAGGTGACATTCAGACGCGTCGCGTTAAATCTGTGACTTTCTGCGCACGCAGCATTCCTCACATGCTGGAGCATTTCCGTCCGGGTTCACTGCTGGTGACCTCCGCTGACCGCCCTGATGTTCTGGTTGCCGCCTGTCTGGCTGCTATGAATGGCGTAGAAATCGGTGCCCTGCTGCTAACTGGCGGCTACGAAATGGACCCAAGCATTGCCAAGCTGTGCGAGCGCGCCTTCCAAACTGGCCTGCCGGTATTCATGGTCGATACCAACACCTGGCAAACCTCACTCAGCCTGCAAAGCTTCAACCTTGAAGTACCGGCTGATGACCGCCAGCGCGTCGAGAAAGTGCAGGAATATGTCGCACGCCACATCGACACTCAGTGGATCGATTCTCTGAGCGCTGAATCTGAGCGTTCACGCCGTCTGTCTCCACCGGCGTTCCGCTATCAGCTTACTGAACTGGCGCGCAAAGCTGGCAAACGTATCGTTCTGCCAGAAGGCGATGAGCCACGTACCGTTAAAGCCGCTGCAATTTGTGCCGAGCGTGGCATTGCACACTGTGTGCTGATCGGTAACCCGGAAGAGATTCAACGCGTTGCCGCCGCTCAGGGCGTAGAACTGGGCAAAGGCATCGAAATTGTCGATCCGATTGTCGTGCGTGAGCGCTATGTTGCACGCCTGGTTGAGCTGCGTAAGAGCAAGGGCATGACCGAAGTGGTTGCACGCGAACAGCTCGAAGATAACGTCGTTCTAGGTACGTTGATGCTGGAACAAGGCGAAGTTGATGGTCTGGTTTCCGGTGCCGTTCATACCACCGCTAACACCATCCGTCCGCCATTACAGTTGATCAAAACTGCACCGGGCAGCTCGCTGGTATCTTCCGTGTTCTTCATGCTGCTGCCTGAGCAGGTTCTGGTTTACGGCGACTGCGCCATCAACCCAGATCCGACCGCAGAGCAATTGGCTGAAATCGCTATCCAATCAGCTGACTCTGCAACGGCATTCGGTATCGATCCACGTGTTGCAATGATCTCCTACTCTACCGGTAACTCCGGCGCGGGTAGCGATGTTGAGAAAGTGCGTGAAGCGACCCGTCTGGCGCAAGAAAAACGTCCTGACCTGGTTATCGATGGTCCGTTGCAATATGACGCCGCTATCATGGCAGACGTTGCACAGTCTAAAGCACCAAACTCACCTGTTGCGGGTAAAGCTACCGTGTTCATCTTCCCTGACCTGAACACCGGTAACACTACGTACAAAGCGGTACAGCGTTCTGCCGACCTGATCTCCATCGGGCCAATGCTGCAAGGCATGCGCAAACCAGTTAACGACCTGTCTCGTGGCGCACTGGTAGACGACATCGTTTACACCGTCGCTCTGACCGCCATTCAGGCTACACAGCTCTAA
- a CDS encoding sugar phosphatase gives MECKGFLFDLDGTLVDSLPAVERAWINWAKDHDIEPQEVLDFIHGKQAITSLRHFLQGQSEETIQQEFDALEKTEASDTQGIVAMPGAKALLERLDALDIPWAIVTSGTVPIASARHHRGELPAPRAFITAEQVAKGKPNPDAYLLGAQQLGLKPEECVVVEDAPAGVLSGLAAGCKVIAVKAPADTPKLDQVDLVLDSLEQIEIEKSQSGVKVLLRQ, from the coding sequence GTGGAGTGTAAAGGTTTTCTGTTCGACCTCGATGGTACGCTGGTTGATTCACTGCCTGCTGTAGAACGTGCATGGATTAACTGGGCAAAAGATCACGATATTGAACCACAGGAAGTACTGGATTTTATTCACGGCAAGCAGGCAATCACGTCCTTGCGCCACTTTCTTCAGGGGCAGAGCGAAGAAACGATTCAACAGGAGTTCGATGCGCTGGAGAAAACGGAAGCTTCTGACACACAAGGTATTGTTGCAATGCCAGGGGCGAAGGCGCTGTTGGAACGGTTGGATGCTTTGGATATTCCTTGGGCAATTGTGACATCCGGCACCGTACCGATTGCCAGCGCGCGTCATCATCGTGGAGAACTCCCTGCTCCTCGCGCTTTTATTACGGCGGAGCAGGTTGCCAAAGGTAAACCTAACCCTGATGCTTATTTACTTGGTGCACAGCAGTTAGGGTTGAAACCGGAAGAATGTGTCGTTGTTGAAGATGCGCCCGCAGGGGTGTTATCGGGTCTGGCGGCGGGCTGTAAGGTTATTGCAGTGAAAGCACCAGCGGATACGCCGAAGCTGGATCAGGTCGATCTGGTGCTTGATTCGTTGGAGCAGATAGAAATAGAGAAATCACAAAGTGGCGTTAAGGTACTTCTGCGCCAATAG
- the ackA gene encoding acetate kinase — translation MSSKLVLVLNCGSSSLKFAIIDAINGEEYLSGLAECFNLPEARIKWKMDGGKHDAELGAGAAHSEALNFIVNTILSQKPELSAQLVAIGHRIVHGGEKFTQSAIITDDVLQGIKDSVPFAPLHNPAHLIGIDEALKSFPHLADKNVAVFDTAFHQTMPEESYLYALPYKLYKENHIRRYGFHGTSHYFVSREAAKVLNKPVEELNVITCHLGNGGSVTAIRNGECVDTSMGLTPLEGLVMGTRCGDIDPAVIFHLHDALGMDIERINTLMTKESGLLGLTEVTSDCRYVEDNYETKADAKRAMDVYCHRLAKYIGSYAALMEGRLDAVIFTGGIGENAAMVRELSLKKLGLLGFDVDHERNLAARFGKGGNIAKDGTRPALVIPTNEELVIAEDAYRLTA, via the coding sequence ATGTCGAGTAAGTTAGTACTGGTTCTTAACTGCGGTAGTTCATCCCTGAAATTCGCCATCATCGATGCGATTAACGGAGAAGAGTACCTGTCTGGTTTAGCCGAATGTTTCAACCTGCCTGAAGCCCGCATCAAATGGAAAATGGACGGCGGTAAACACGACGCCGAACTGGGTGCCGGTGCAGCTCACAGCGAAGCGCTGAACTTCATCGTCAACACCATTCTGTCTCAGAAGCCAGAGCTGTCTGCTCAGTTGGTTGCTATCGGTCACCGTATCGTTCACGGCGGTGAGAAGTTCACCCAATCCGCGATCATTACTGATGATGTTCTTCAGGGTATCAAAGATTCCGTACCTTTTGCACCTCTGCACAACCCAGCGCATCTGATCGGTATCGATGAAGCACTGAAATCTTTCCCGCACCTGGCTGATAAAAACGTTGCTGTTTTCGACACCGCGTTCCACCAGACCATGCCGGAAGAATCCTACCTTTATGCACTGCCGTACAAATTGTATAAAGAAAACCACATCCGTCGCTACGGCTTCCACGGAACCAGCCACTACTTTGTTTCTCGTGAAGCCGCTAAAGTGCTGAACAAACCAGTAGAAGAGCTGAACGTCATCACTTGCCATCTGGGCAACGGTGGTTCCGTTACTGCAATTCGTAACGGCGAATGCGTCGACACCTCTATGGGTCTGACTCCGCTGGAAGGTCTGGTGATGGGTACACGCTGTGGCGATATCGACCCGGCTGTCATTTTCCACCTGCACGACGCACTGGGCATGGACATCGAGCGCATCAACACGCTGATGACCAAAGAATCTGGTCTGTTGGGTCTGACTGAAGTGACCAGCGACTGCCGCTACGTTGAAGATAACTACGAGACGAAAGCAGACGCAAAACGTGCAATGGACGTTTACTGCCACCGCTTGGCTAAATACATCGGTTCTTACGCTGCGCTGATGGAAGGTCGTCTGGATGCCGTCATCTTCACGGGTGGTATCGGTGAAAACGCAGCAATGGTTCGCGAACTGTCGCTGAAAAAACTGGGTCTGCTGGGCTTTGACGTCGACCACGAACGCAACCTGGCGGCACGCTTTGGTAAAGGTGGCAACATCGCTAAAGATGGCACCCGTCCGGCGCTGGTTATCCCGACCAATGAAGAATTGGTCATCGCCGAAGACGCTTACCGTCTGACTGCGTAA
- the yfcE gene encoding phosphodiesterase, producing MKLMFASDIHGSLSAVERVLAIFEQSHADWLILLGDFLNHGPRNPLPEKYQPADVAARLNAYASRIIAVRGNCDSEVDQMLLTFPITAPWQHVLLQQNRLFLTHGHLYHPENLPPLHTGDVLVYGHTHIPVAEQRGEYYFFNPGSVSLPKGGFPASYGLLEQGELRVLPLHGGEPIAQVAIRH from the coding sequence ATGAAGTTGATGTTTGCGTCCGACATACACGGTTCTCTTAGTGCAGTAGAACGTGTGCTGGCGATCTTTGAGCAAAGTCATGCCGACTGGCTTATTTTACTGGGCGATTTTCTTAATCATGGCCCACGCAACCCGCTGCCGGAAAAGTATCAGCCCGCGGATGTGGCTGCCCGGTTGAACGCTTATGCATCACGCATTATTGCCGTGCGCGGGAATTGCGACAGCGAAGTTGACCAGATGCTGTTGACCTTTCCGATAACGGCACCGTGGCAACATGTGCTATTGCAACAGAATCGCCTTTTCCTGACGCACGGTCATCTTTATCATCCCGAGAATCTACCGCCGCTGCACACGGGAGATGTGCTGGTATATGGTCATACCCATATTCCGGTTGCTGAGCAACGTGGGGAGTACTATTTTTTTAACCCCGGCTCAGTAAGCTTGCCGAAAGGGGGATTCCCTGCGAGCTATGGTTTACTTGAGCAAGGCGAGCTGCGGGTTCTGCCGTTACACGGTGGCGAGCCTATTGCGCAGGTTGCGATTAGGCACTAA
- the yfbR gene encoding 5'-deoxynucleotidase translates to MNQSHFFAHLSRLKLISRWPLMRNVRTENVSEHSLQVAFVAHALAVIKNRKFGGNLNVERIALLAMYHDASEVLTGDMPTPIKYYNAQIAHEYKKIEKIAQQKLIEMLPEELQQDYRMLLDDNYTSEEERAIVKQADALCAYLKCLEELSAGNAEFTLAKARLEKTLQLRHSPEMDYFMTVFVPSFSLSLDEISQDSPL, encoded by the coding sequence ATGAATCAGAGCCACTTTTTCGCCCACTTATCCCGTCTAAAACTCATCAGCCGTTGGCCACTAATGCGCAACGTGCGTACGGAAAACGTCTCCGAACACAGCCTTCAAGTCGCCTTTGTCGCTCACGCGCTGGCGGTTATCAAAAACCGCAAATTCGGGGGCAACCTGAACGTAGAGCGCATTGCGCTACTGGCGATGTATCATGATGCCAGCGAGGTGCTGACAGGCGACATGCCGACGCCGATCAAGTACTACAATGCGCAGATCGCGCATGAGTATAAGAAGATAGAGAAAATTGCCCAGCAGAAGCTGATCGAAATGCTGCCAGAAGAGTTACAGCAGGATTATCGGATGCTGCTGGATGACAACTATACCAGTGAGGAAGAGCGCGCCATCGTTAAACAGGCAGACGCGCTCTGCGCCTACCTGAAATGCCTGGAAGAATTATCCGCGGGTAACGCGGAATTCACGCTTGCTAAGGCACGGCTGGAAAAAACATTGCAACTGCGCCACAGCCCGGAAATGGACTATTTCATGACGGTGTTCGTTCCCAGCTTCAGCCTGTCGCTCGACGAAATCAGTCAAGACTCTCCGTTATAA